Proteins encoded together in one Candidatus Dependentiae bacterium window:
- a CDS encoding ankyrin repeat domain-containing protein has translation MNKILLFLTCIGFFASYAGDKQLFAALRTNNREQMKYLLSKGGNCDAYDCSGYGLLHWAVLANNMPMVKLLLEHGADVNAQGEYIALSISQLPKDFTQESYVTLKSIINFVYPCQQKGGYGMFINNYSKFMGIFHYHILPPTYLMIPDFAHKTNNNLRLIEQLNQSIVSSRETRVFHHLTPLHWALVTQNSDMIKLLLSHKANTALLCDVDYNDNMQVGLLEWAKILSTPEIVALLAEHEAFVKPKTVKKLAAYRLSKNFPLQRDKKLREAMVSALKTGINRTTIASFTSILSLGANPNIRGKNNSTILHKAAEIGNKELVRLLLDNKADVTVKDDDGNTPLHILIQSLIAKGTTIGTDNFITIAKMLLANRADVDAKNNEGLTPLACLLVNNISSLNISSTRSITVLDFYFKVCKCTPAMLLLLLSYGADFTVKNNVLLEAAYKCNCMPVVNLLLDHGAFLGSREETLSDFNKVSEYEDRHAINRALSANDTERVIAILNYTPAITKNREPLSVKEYIEFKLGSLGTSYSALELALTKYFNNLLEAINQDDYEFVRHALEQGFPITICDELGNSLLHRAVEAKSVTIRRLLLALKPSLLTKKNKLGITPLDLAV, from the coding sequence ATGAATAAAATATTATTATTTTTAACTTGTATAGGTTTTTTTGCTTCGTATGCTGGTGATAAACAGTTGTTTGCAGCATTAAGAACAAATAATAGAGAGCAGATGAAATATCTTCTTTCTAAAGGGGGTAACTGTGATGCTTATGACTGTAGCGGTTACGGCTTGCTTCATTGGGCGGTTTTAGCAAATAATATGCCCATGGTAAAGTTATTACTTGAGCACGGTGCAGATGTTAATGCTCAAGGTGAGTATATTGCTTTAAGTATAAGTCAATTACCTAAAGATTTTACTCAAGAGTCTTATGTTACTCTTAAGAGTATTATTAATTTTGTATATCCTTGTCAGCAGAAGGGTGGTTATGGAATGTTTATTAATAACTATTCAAAATTTATGGGGATATTTCATTATCACATATTGCCTCCTACCTATCTAATGATACCTGATTTTGCCCACAAGACTAATAATAATCTGCGTTTAATAGAGCAATTAAATCAAAGTATAGTCTCTAGCAGGGAAACAAGAGTTTTCCATCATTTAACTCCTCTTCATTGGGCTCTAGTAACTCAAAATAGTGATATGATAAAATTGTTGCTTTCTCACAAAGCAAACACCGCACTTCTTTGTGATGTAGACTATAATGATAATATGCAAGTAGGGCTGCTTGAATGGGCTAAAATTTTAAGTACGCCAGAGATTGTTGCTTTGCTTGCTGAGCATGAAGCTTTTGTTAAACCTAAAACGGTTAAAAAGCTTGCAGCTTATCGACTTTCAAAAAACTTTCCTTTGCAACGAGATAAAAAGTTGCGTGAGGCAATGGTTTCTGCTCTTAAAACAGGGATTAATCGGACTACTATAGCTTCTTTTACGAGCATACTATCATTAGGCGCTAATCCTAATATTCGTGGTAAAAATAATAGTACTATTCTCCATAAGGCCGCTGAGATTGGTAATAAAGAGCTTGTGCGCTTATTACTGGATAATAAAGCTGATGTTACGGTAAAAGATGATGATGGCAATACACCTTTACATATACTTATTCAGTCACTCATTGCTAAGGGCACTACAATTGGAACTGATAATTTTATAACTATAGCCAAAATGCTATTAGCTAACAGAGCTGATGTTGATGCTAAAAATAATGAAGGCTTAACACCTTTAGCTTGTTTGCTTGTTAATAATATAAGTTCTTTAAATATCAGCAGTACTAGATCTATTACGGTATTAGATTTTTACTTTAAAGTATGCAAATGTACTCCTGCAATGCTCTTACTGCTTTTATCCTATGGGGCTGACTTTACCGTTAAAAACAATGTACTTCTTGAAGCCGCTTATAAATGTAACTGTATGCCAGTTGTCAATTTACTGCTCGATCATGGAGCGTTTTTAGGTTCTAGAGAAGAAACTTTATCTGATTTTAATAAAGTTAGTGAATATGAAGATAGACATGCTATTAATAGAGCACTGTCTGCTAATGATACAGAACGCGTTATTGCTATTTTAAATTATACACCCGCCATTACAAAAAACAGAGAGCCATTGTCTGTTAAAGAATATATTGAATTTAAATTGGGCTCTTTGGGTACATCGTATAGTGCACTTGAATTAGCGCTTACAAAGTATTTTAATAATCTGTTAGAAGCAATTAATCAGGACGATTATGAGTTTGTGCGACATGCTCTCGAGCAAGGTTTTCCGATAACTATTTGTGATGAATTAGGTAACTCTTTACTTCATAGAGCCGTTGAGGCTAAAAGTGTTACTATACGCAGGCTGTTATTAGCTTTAAAGCCAAGTTTGCTTACAAAAAAGAATAAGCTTGGGATTACTCCTTTAGATCTAGCTGTATAA